The proteins below are encoded in one region of Nitrospira sp.:
- the rsmB gene encoding 16S rRNA (cytosine(967)-C(5))-methyltransferase RsmB produces the protein MPSDSQSPQSIDAASAGRRAAMKALLTIEKAGLLSDDLFDQVSASACLNQRDRAFMVELVRGVLRFRATLDWRLGLLSDRRIAKLPILVQTVLRLGAYQLIYLDRVPDSAAVNESVCLIKQQSRRLGRDWSGFVNAVLRALLRSPEPAWPEVTQDPVMALSVRYSCPSWLVERWCRDRGVARAEALCRATVETPPLTLRVNRLRTSRVALLQELAAAHVEAGPTEISEAGIQLARPTSVRDLPGYAEGHFYVEDEAAQLIPLLLDAQPGERVLDACAAPGGKTTQVAAMMENRGVIVAVDRAAARMDLVMENCRRLGVKIVTPLARELRTLIQEATAGEGRRVPPQMPASALSRPFDRILLDAPCSGLGVLRRHPDGKWYKTPDIVAEHRRLQKDLLAETSRLLRPGGVLVYSTCSIEPEETESIIDEFCQSHREFQRESIAPWLPPAGLPFVTPRGDLSTMANMNSMDAFFAARLRRSE, from the coding sequence ATGCCGTCTGATTCACAATCACCACAGTCGATTGATGCCGCCTCCGCAGGGCGTCGCGCCGCCATGAAGGCCCTGCTGACGATCGAGAAAGCCGGGTTGTTGAGCGATGACCTCTTTGATCAGGTCTCGGCTTCGGCCTGCCTGAATCAACGCGACCGGGCTTTCATGGTCGAACTCGTACGTGGCGTGTTGCGGTTTCGTGCGACGCTCGATTGGCGGCTCGGTCTCTTGTCGGATCGGCGTATCGCGAAACTGCCCATCCTCGTCCAGACAGTTCTCCGGTTGGGCGCCTATCAACTCATCTATCTTGATCGAGTCCCGGACTCGGCTGCCGTCAACGAATCGGTGTGCCTGATCAAGCAACAGAGCCGCCGGCTCGGGCGAGACTGGAGCGGGTTTGTAAACGCGGTGCTCAGGGCGTTGCTCCGCTCACCGGAGCCGGCTTGGCCTGAGGTGACACAGGACCCGGTGATGGCTCTGAGCGTCCGCTATTCCTGTCCGTCCTGGTTAGTGGAGCGATGGTGTCGTGATCGAGGTGTCGCGCGGGCCGAGGCCCTGTGCCGGGCCACGGTCGAGACGCCTCCGCTGACGCTTCGTGTGAACCGACTTCGAACGTCGCGTGTTGCGCTATTGCAAGAACTGGCGGCGGCTCATGTAGAAGCCGGTCCAACAGAGATCAGTGAGGCGGGGATTCAGCTGGCTCGTCCCACCTCCGTTCGAGATTTGCCTGGATATGCGGAAGGACATTTTTATGTTGAGGATGAGGCGGCTCAGCTGATTCCCTTGCTCTTGGACGCACAGCCGGGAGAGCGAGTGCTCGATGCCTGTGCGGCGCCGGGAGGAAAGACCACGCAGGTGGCGGCGATGATGGAGAATCGAGGCGTCATCGTCGCTGTGGATCGGGCCGCCGCGCGGATGGATCTGGTGATGGAGAACTGCCGGCGCCTCGGCGTGAAGATCGTCACGCCGCTTGCGAGGGAGCTTCGTACGTTGATCCAGGAAGCCACGGCAGGAGAGGGAAGGCGCGTGCCCCCTCAAATGCCCGCGTCGGCGCTCTCCCGGCCGTTCGATCGCATTCTGCTCGACGCGCCCTGCAGCGGCTTGGGTGTCTTGCGACGTCATCCGGACGGCAAATGGTACAAAACACCCGACATCGTTGCGGAGCATCGGCGGCTCCAGAAGGACTTGCTTGCAGAGACGAGTCGTCTCTTGCGGCCTGGAGGGGTGTTGGTCTATAGTACCTGCTCGATTGAGCCGGAAGAAACCGAATCGATCATCGACGAGTTTTGTCAGTCTCATCGCGAATTTCAGCGTGAGTCGATCGCGCCTTGGTTGCCCCCAGCCGGTCTGCCGTTCGTGACCCCTCGAGGGGATCTGTCTACGATGGCAAACATGAACAGCATGGATGCGTTTTTTGCCGCTCGCCTGCGGAGAAGCGAATGA
- a CDS encoding ribulose-phosphate 3-epimerase, with product MVGRTVRIAPSILSADFARLADEVSRVEEAGADWLHVDVMDGHFVPNLTIGPPVVEALRKVTTLPLDVHLMMTNPDAFIAEFAEAGADYLTVHVETCPHLHRTVQLIKERGVKAGVTLNPATPAVSLSEIVRDADLILIMSVNPGFGGQKFIPSSLRKIAEVRELIDRTHSPALLEVDGGVKPDNADAVLAAGADVLVAGSAVFSVDDYAAAITALRGGRERPARTTRIVAAR from the coding sequence ATGGTCGGTCGGACCGTACGTATTGCCCCGTCTATCCTGTCGGCTGACTTTGCCCGCCTGGCGGATGAGGTCTCGCGGGTGGAAGAGGCCGGTGCCGACTGGCTGCATGTCGATGTGATGGACGGGCATTTCGTGCCGAATTTGACCATCGGCCCTCCGGTTGTGGAAGCGCTGCGAAAAGTCACCACGCTGCCATTGGACGTACATCTGATGATGACGAATCCGGATGCGTTCATCGCGGAATTTGCCGAGGCGGGCGCGGACTATCTCACGGTCCATGTGGAAACCTGTCCTCACCTGCATCGGACGGTGCAATTGATCAAAGAGCGCGGGGTGAAGGCTGGTGTCACCCTGAATCCCGCCACGCCAGCTGTGAGCCTATCGGAAATCGTTCGCGATGCCGACCTGATTCTGATCATGTCCGTGAATCCCGGATTCGGCGGCCAAAAGTTTATTCCCTCGTCCCTCCGTAAGATTGCCGAGGTGCGGGAATTGATCGACCGTACCCACAGTCCTGCGCTCTTGGAGGTCGATGGCGGTGTGAAGCCGGATAACGCCGATGCAGTCCTGGCTGCAGGCGCGGACGTGCTGGTGGCGGGGTCAGCCGTTTTTTCCGTTGACGACTATGCGGCCGCCATCACGGCGCTACGAGGGGGACGCGAACGTCCTGCCCGCACCACGAGGATTGTCGCTGCCCGATGA
- a CDS encoding phenylalanine--tRNA ligase subunit alpha — MDNLHPLESKVLLALVPQQSSPPTLDQLATSTGLEPSQLSMAVEWLLAKSLIAVHAETVAHIASLTPTGELFFEKAAPIERVLSAAREAGQTGKRLTIQDIQSQEQLEPSDVSKAVGTLKKEGAILIVQGGCIESTGRASATAEAMRALLQALRDGQRDLEAFAEPLRSVLQQHAVKRGNAREPFRVDERVTRSFALTEAGRQVAEQLSRDGVAEEVSQLTPELLKEGAWRTKRFRKYTISLRAPRIAAGKRHPYREFLDQVKLKLVSMGFQEMRGTLVETEFWNMDALFMPQFHPARDIHDVYFVKNPTHAKAIAEPYLTNVTQVHEHGAGAGSTGWGYHFDAERAKRLVLRSQGTAVSARRLATTPSVPGKYFSIARCFRYDQVDATHATDFFQVEGIVLGADINFRTLLGLLNLFAREVAQAKEVKFLPAYFPFTEPSVEMHVRHPKLGWMELGGAGLFRPEVTTPLGVSVPVIAWGLGLDRMAMVALGIHDIRDLFSADLEFIRTMRGSF; from the coding sequence ATGGATAATCTTCATCCTCTCGAAAGCAAGGTGCTGCTGGCCCTGGTTCCGCAGCAGAGCTCCCCTCCGACACTCGATCAACTTGCCACGTCCACCGGATTAGAGCCATCTCAGTTGAGCATGGCCGTGGAATGGCTCTTGGCCAAATCCCTCATCGCCGTGCATGCTGAAACGGTGGCGCACATCGCCTCGCTGACACCGACCGGAGAGCTGTTTTTCGAGAAGGCGGCGCCGATCGAGCGTGTCCTCTCGGCGGCTCGAGAGGCCGGGCAGACAGGAAAGCGGCTGACGATTCAGGATATCCAGTCGCAGGAACAGCTTGAGCCGTCCGATGTGAGCAAGGCCGTCGGGACCCTCAAGAAAGAAGGCGCGATTCTGATCGTGCAGGGCGGGTGCATTGAAAGTACCGGGCGCGCCAGTGCGACCGCCGAAGCCATGCGGGCCTTGCTGCAAGCCTTGCGGGACGGTCAACGGGATCTGGAGGCATTCGCCGAGCCCCTCCGATCGGTGCTGCAGCAGCATGCGGTCAAACGGGGGAACGCGCGCGAACCGTTCCGTGTCGATGAGCGGGTGACGCGGTCCTTTGCGCTGACGGAGGCAGGTCGGCAGGTCGCGGAGCAATTGTCGCGCGACGGCGTGGCGGAGGAAGTCTCCCAGTTGACGCCCGAACTCCTTAAGGAAGGGGCTTGGCGGACGAAACGGTTTCGGAAATATACGATCAGTTTGCGAGCCCCGAGGATCGCGGCTGGGAAACGGCATCCCTATCGAGAGTTTCTGGATCAGGTCAAACTCAAGCTGGTCAGCATGGGCTTTCAAGAAATGCGTGGGACGCTCGTGGAAACCGAGTTCTGGAATATGGACGCGTTGTTCATGCCGCAGTTTCATCCTGCGCGCGATATCCACGATGTCTACTTTGTGAAGAACCCGACCCATGCCAAGGCCATCGCCGAGCCGTACCTCACGAACGTCACACAGGTCCACGAACATGGAGCGGGAGCGGGATCGACCGGCTGGGGATATCACTTCGATGCGGAGCGAGCCAAGCGGTTGGTATTGCGGAGTCAAGGGACTGCGGTCTCAGCACGCCGGTTGGCGACGACGCCGTCCGTGCCGGGGAAATATTTTTCCATCGCCCGCTGCTTTCGCTACGATCAGGTGGATGCCACTCACGCCACGGATTTTTTTCAGGTGGAAGGGATCGTACTCGGGGCCGACATCAATTTTCGTACCCTCTTGGGTCTGTTGAATCTGTTCGCGCGGGAGGTGGCCCAAGCTAAGGAAGTGAAATTTCTTCCCGCCTATTTCCCGTTCACCGAACCATCGGTTGAAATGCATGTGCGCCATCCGAAGTTGGGCTGGATGGAACTGGGCGGCGCGGGACTGTTCCGTCCTGAAGTCACCACGCCGCTCGGTGTGTCGGTCCCGGTGATTGCCTGGGGCCTCGGGCTGGATCGCATGGCGATGGTGGCATTGGGGATTCACGATATTCGCGATCTGTTCTCCGCGGACCTCGAATTTATTCGCACCATGAGGGGAAGTTTTTAG
- a CDS encoding phenylalanine--tRNA ligase subunit beta translates to MPTISLQRDDLEALIAGPDGTPARIPLEQLEQWLMLVKGELKGHTADTGELRIELQDSNRPDLWCCEGIARQIRTKQQGVAISYPFFKKQKRVAGKLVVAPGMDQIRPYVAACTAVGYRVTDSGLTQLIQTQEKLADIFGRKRRTVSIGLYRLAPIVFPVSYDLVTPDEVRFTPLGMETVMTLREILMVHPKGVEYGGIVSGHDRLPILRDAKGQVLSFPPIINSREIGEVQVGDHELFVEVTGTDLHMVALTLNIFAANLADRGAAIAPVEIQSPVKTVFGKCWHTPIDFGAPRTIPLKAIETALGEALGSKEVTTALRSYGYTVKSAGPKVAVQLPPYRNDLLHTVDVVEDVAISQGYARFAPVMPSQFTVGGLSRLEQMADRVRHLMVGMEFQEIISNIMGSHQDFCTRMRLDGTEWAKVVEVDNVMSLSYSCLRQWITPSLLQVETNSSRAFYPHRMFEVGEVAVPDVSADLGSRTVTKLGAVIAHAGAHFSEIHSCLDLLLYYLDRPFTLEAVAHPSFLDGRAGSIVVGGRVIGLLGELHPEVLEQWQIGVPAVALELEIDRLLDEG, encoded by the coding sequence ATGCCCACCATCTCCTTGCAACGAGACGACCTCGAAGCCTTGATCGCCGGACCTGACGGCACGCCGGCGCGTATTCCGCTCGAACAGCTTGAACAATGGCTGATGTTAGTGAAGGGCGAGTTGAAGGGACACACCGCCGACACGGGCGAACTGCGGATTGAATTGCAAGACAGCAACCGCCCTGATTTGTGGTGCTGCGAGGGAATTGCCCGGCAGATCAGGACGAAGCAGCAGGGCGTGGCGATTTCTTATCCCTTCTTCAAGAAACAGAAACGGGTGGCGGGAAAGCTGGTCGTGGCACCGGGCATGGATCAGATCCGTCCCTATGTGGCGGCCTGCACGGCGGTCGGCTATCGCGTGACGGATTCCGGGCTGACGCAATTAATCCAGACGCAGGAAAAGCTGGCGGATATCTTTGGGCGCAAGCGCCGCACGGTATCCATCGGCCTTTATCGTCTGGCCCCGATCGTGTTTCCCGTGTCGTACGATCTGGTGACGCCCGACGAAGTGCGGTTTACGCCGCTGGGCATGGAAACGGTGATGACCCTGCGCGAGATTCTCATGGTCCATCCCAAAGGCGTGGAATATGGCGGCATCGTCAGTGGCCACGATCGATTGCCGATTCTGCGGGACGCCAAAGGGCAGGTCTTGTCGTTTCCTCCGATCATCAACAGCCGCGAAATCGGCGAGGTGCAGGTTGGCGATCATGAATTGTTCGTCGAAGTGACCGGAACCGATCTCCACATGGTCGCGCTCACCTTGAATATTTTTGCCGCCAATCTTGCTGATCGAGGCGCCGCCATCGCGCCGGTCGAAATTCAGTCGCCGGTAAAAACCGTCTTCGGCAAATGCTGGCACACACCGATCGATTTCGGCGCGCCGCGGACGATCCCGCTCAAGGCCATTGAAACCGCGCTGGGAGAGGCCTTGGGTAGCAAGGAAGTCACCACGGCGCTCAGGTCCTATGGCTACACGGTGAAATCAGCCGGCCCCAAAGTCGCCGTGCAGTTGCCGCCCTATCGAAACGACCTGCTGCACACCGTCGATGTGGTGGAGGATGTGGCGATCAGTCAGGGGTATGCGCGATTTGCTCCCGTCATGCCTTCGCAGTTCACGGTGGGCGGGCTATCGAGGTTGGAGCAGATGGCCGACCGGGTCCGGCATCTCATGGTGGGCATGGAGTTTCAAGAGATTATTTCCAACATCATGGGCTCTCACCAGGATTTTTGCACGCGCATGCGATTGGATGGCACTGAGTGGGCCAAGGTGGTGGAAGTCGATAACGTGATGTCCCTCAGCTATTCCTGTCTACGCCAGTGGATTACGCCGTCGTTGTTGCAGGTGGAAACGAATTCGAGCCGGGCGTTTTATCCGCACCGTATGTTCGAAGTCGGCGAAGTGGCGGTTCCGGACGTCAGTGCTGACCTCGGTTCTCGCACCGTGACGAAGTTAGGGGCCGTGATTGCGCATGCCGGCGCACACTTCTCAGAAATTCACTCCTGTTTGGATTTGCTGCTGTACTATCTGGATCGACCCTTCACTCTCGAAGCCGTGGCACACCCTTCGTTTCTCGACGGGCGAGCCGGCTCCATTGTGGTGGGCGGGCGGGTGATCGGATTGCTCGGGGAATTACACCCGGAAGTGTTGGAACAGTGGCAGATCGGCGTACCGGCCGTTGCGTTGGAGCTAGAGATCGACCGGCTGTTGGATGAAGGCTGA
- the rplT gene encoding 50S ribosomal protein L20, protein MPRTKGGPKTRQRRKKRLKLAKGQYGAKSRLFRSATESVDKGQAYAYSGRKQRKRDFRQLWIARISAATRMHGIAYSRFMNALKKANILLDRKVLSDMAIRDMAGFEKLVGVAKQQLATAAS, encoded by the coding sequence ATGCCTCGTACAAAAGGTGGTCCGAAAACTCGGCAGCGGCGAAAGAAGCGCCTGAAACTGGCGAAAGGCCAGTATGGCGCCAAGAGCCGCTTGTTTCGAAGTGCAACGGAGTCTGTCGATAAAGGCCAGGCCTACGCCTACTCGGGGCGCAAGCAGCGGAAACGCGACTTTCGCCAACTGTGGATTGCGCGCATCAGCGCCGCGACCCGCATGCATGGCATCGCGTACAGCCGCTTTATGAACGCGCTGAAGAAGGCGAATATTTTATTGGATCGGAAAGTGCTGTCCGATATGGCGATCCGAGATATGGCGGGATTCGAGAAACTCGTCGGGGTGGCCAAACAGCAGCTCGCGACAGCCGCAAGCTAG
- the rpmI gene encoding 50S ribosomal protein L35, with product MKIKMKTHSGAKKRFRRTGTGKLVRRKAGGRHLLTGKPRDRKRNLKGTTEVSSASTPALNKLLPQ from the coding sequence ATGAAGATTAAGATGAAAACCCACAGCGGCGCGAAAAAGCGCTTTCGACGCACAGGGACCGGCAAACTGGTTCGCCGCAAGGCCGGCGGTCGGCATTTGCTGACCGGCAAGCCGCGTGATCGTAAGCGGAATCTGAAGGGGACTACGGAAGTCTCCTCTGCGTCGACGCCCGCACTGAACAAGTTGCTTCCGCAGTAA
- the infC gene encoding translation initiation factor IF-3, with translation MVPKLRVNREIRIREVRVIGPDGEQLGILPTVEAYNRAQEGGYDLVEVAPTSQPPVCRIMDYGKYKFELSKKDHQSRRHQKSTQVKEIKLRPRTDKHDLEIKIRQIKEFLTDGNKTKVTLTYRGREMANQEMGRTMMASVIQQCAEAGTVEFAPKMEGRSLIMILAPK, from the coding sequence ATCGTCCCTAAATTACGCGTAAACCGGGAAATCAGGATTCGGGAGGTTCGAGTCATCGGTCCTGACGGCGAGCAATTGGGCATATTGCCGACTGTAGAGGCATACAACAGGGCACAGGAAGGGGGATACGACCTTGTCGAAGTCGCCCCGACTTCCCAGCCCCCGGTTTGCCGCATCATGGACTATGGGAAGTACAAGTTCGAGCTCAGTAAAAAAGATCACCAGAGCCGGCGGCATCAAAAATCCACGCAAGTGAAGGAGATCAAGCTCCGTCCCCGCACGGACAAGCACGATCTCGAAATCAAGATCCGCCAGATCAAAGAATTCCTGACCGACGGCAACAAGACCAAGGTGACGCTCACGTATCGCGGTCGCGAAATGGCCAATCAGGAAATGGGCCGCACCATGATGGCCAGCGTGATTCAGCAATGTGCGGAGGCGGGAACGGTGGAGTTCGCGCCGAAGATGGAAGGGCGGAGTCTGATCATGATTCTGGCTCCCAAGTAG
- the thrS gene encoding threonine--tRNA ligase, with protein MASQFIQITLPDGTRKHVPAGCPVREALAPEGKRLDQKILAAKVNGTPVDLFFPLEQDATVEPLTFESPEGREVYRHSSTHIMAQAVKEVFPTAQLTIGPALEDSFYYDFAFDRPFTPEDLEKIEARAVEITKRGLAVSRSELSKPDAIKFFQDRGEQYKVELINSFDDGAPISLYRQGDFVDLCRGPHLPTTSHVGAFKLLSTGGAYWRGDERNPMLQRIYGTSFPTKKELDAHLAKLEEIKRRDHRKLGKELDLITIQDEIGPGLVLWHPKGSLIRLLIENFWREQHIKDGYDLVYSPHVARLDLWKTSGHVDYYRENMFASMKLEGSEYQLKPMNCPFHIMIYKSHLRSYRDLPIRYGELGTVYRYERTGVLHGLLRVRGFTQDDAHLFCRPDQIEAEVSRVLDFTFFVLGTFGFTEFEIYLSTRPEKSVGSDENWTIATNALEAALKSRNVAYQVDPGEGVFYGPKIDIKIKDVLGRSWQCSTVQVDFNNPERFKLAYTGEDGKPHQPIMIHRALMGSIERFFGILIEHFAGAFPTWLAPVQAAVLTITDHQQEFAAKIVSTLKSHGFRVEADLRNEKIGFKIREAEKLKIPYMLVVGDKEVQSGMVAVRGRSGTNHGTMPIEQFLELLRTDTNHTLRDTATFSQTR; from the coding sequence GTGGCCTCACAGTTCATTCAGATTACCCTTCCTGACGGAACTCGAAAACACGTACCAGCAGGATGTCCTGTCCGCGAGGCGCTCGCACCGGAGGGAAAACGCCTCGACCAGAAAATCCTGGCGGCCAAGGTTAATGGCACGCCGGTCGATTTGTTTTTTCCGTTAGAGCAAGACGCCACCGTTGAACCCCTGACGTTCGAGTCGCCGGAGGGACGAGAAGTCTATCGCCATAGCAGCACCCACATCATGGCACAGGCCGTCAAGGAAGTGTTTCCAACGGCGCAACTGACGATCGGCCCGGCACTCGAGGACAGTTTTTATTACGACTTCGCGTTCGACCGGCCCTTCACGCCTGAAGATTTGGAAAAGATTGAAGCCCGTGCCGTGGAGATCACCAAGCGAGGCTTGGCCGTCAGTCGTAGCGAATTGTCGAAGCCGGACGCCATCAAGTTCTTTCAGGATCGCGGCGAACAATACAAGGTCGAGCTGATCAACAGCTTCGATGACGGTGCCCCGATCTCGCTCTATCGGCAGGGTGATTTCGTCGATCTCTGCCGAGGCCCGCACCTCCCGACCACCAGCCATGTCGGCGCCTTCAAACTCCTCTCCACCGGAGGAGCCTATTGGCGGGGGGACGAACGCAACCCTATGTTGCAGCGCATCTATGGGACCTCTTTTCCCACGAAAAAGGAACTCGATGCGCATCTCGCGAAACTTGAAGAAATCAAACGCCGCGACCATCGAAAGCTCGGCAAGGAACTCGACCTGATCACCATTCAAGACGAGATCGGTCCTGGCTTGGTCCTCTGGCATCCCAAAGGCTCGCTGATTCGTTTGCTCATCGAAAATTTTTGGCGGGAGCAGCACATCAAGGACGGATACGATCTGGTCTATTCACCGCATGTTGCGCGGCTCGACCTGTGGAAAACCAGCGGCCACGTCGACTACTACCGCGAAAATATGTTTGCCAGCATGAAGCTGGAGGGCAGCGAATATCAGCTCAAGCCGATGAACTGCCCCTTCCACATCATGATCTACAAGTCGCACTTGCGGAGCTATCGCGATTTGCCGATCCGCTACGGAGAATTGGGCACCGTGTACCGGTACGAACGAACCGGTGTGCTGCACGGCCTCCTTCGCGTCCGCGGCTTCACCCAGGACGACGCGCACCTGTTTTGCCGCCCCGACCAGATCGAGGCCGAAGTCAGCCGCGTGCTGGATTTCACCTTTTTCGTGCTCGGCACCTTCGGATTTACGGAATTTGAAATCTACCTCTCGACCCGGCCCGAGAAATCAGTCGGATCAGATGAGAACTGGACCATCGCGACAAATGCCTTGGAAGCGGCGCTGAAGAGCCGCAACGTAGCCTATCAAGTAGATCCCGGCGAAGGCGTGTTCTATGGCCCGAAAATCGACATCAAGATCAAAGACGTGCTCGGCCGTTCCTGGCAATGTTCCACCGTTCAGGTCGATTTCAATAATCCCGAACGGTTCAAACTCGCCTATACCGGTGAAGACGGCAAGCCCCATCAGCCGATCATGATTCACCGGGCGCTGATGGGGTCCATCGAACGGTTCTTCGGCATCCTGATCGAACATTTTGCCGGAGCCTTCCCGACATGGCTGGCTCCCGTCCAGGCGGCGGTGCTCACGATTACGGACCACCAGCAGGAGTTCGCGGCCAAGATCGTGTCGACCCTCAAGAGCCACGGGTTCAGAGTCGAGGCGGATCTGCGAAACGAGAAGATCGGATTCAAAATCCGAGAAGCGGAAAAGCTCAAAATTCCCTACATGCTGGTGGTGGGCGACAAGGAAGTGCAAAGCGGCATGGTAGCGGTGCGCGGACGTAGCGGCACCAACCACGGCACCATGCCGATCGAACAATTCCTTGAGCTCCTCCGCACGGATACGAATCACACATTGCGCGACACAGCAACCTTCTCACAAACGAGGTGA
- a CDS encoding HU family DNA-binding protein — protein MTKEELIAKMASSAGITKVAATVALEAFTGAVTTSLKKGKRVTLVNFGTFTISKRKARMGRNPRTGEALKIPAARIPKFSAGKELKAAVK, from the coding sequence ATGACCAAAGAAGAGTTGATTGCCAAGATGGCCAGCAGCGCGGGAATCACCAAAGTCGCCGCCACGGTGGCGCTTGAAGCCTTTACGGGCGCCGTCACGACGTCGCTCAAGAAGGGCAAACGCGTCACGCTGGTGAATTTCGGGACCTTTACTATCTCGAAGCGAAAGGCCAGGATGGGCCGCAACCCTCGGACAGGCGAAGCGCTCAAAATCCCCGCCGCCCGCATTCCAAAGTTCTCGGCAGGCAAGGAGCTTAAAGCAGCGGTCAAGTAG
- a CDS encoding Rrf2 family transcriptional regulator, which translates to MKVSLRATYGIIAAVDLALHDGEQPVCAKSIAKRQAIPARFLEQVLHAMKKAGVVTSQRGAQGGYVLSRKPSDLSVADILDALEGPLLAGNGEAGPKSATSRAAKQEALLAHIWDRVKRAELSVLSEVTVEELAKRQRTLEAQHTLMYHI; encoded by the coding sequence ATGAAAGTGAGCCTTCGAGCTACGTACGGGATTATTGCCGCTGTAGACCTTGCATTACACGACGGTGAACAGCCTGTGTGTGCGAAGTCCATCGCCAAGCGCCAGGCGATTCCGGCCCGGTTTCTCGAACAAGTGCTGCACGCGATGAAAAAAGCTGGAGTGGTGACGAGTCAACGCGGGGCGCAGGGGGGATATGTATTGAGCCGCAAGCCGTCGGATCTATCGGTCGCGGACATCCTTGATGCCCTGGAAGGTCCCCTGCTTGCCGGAAACGGCGAGGCCGGTCCCAAGAGCGCCACGTCGCGAGCCGCGAAGCAAGAGGCGTTGCTCGCCCACATTTGGGACCGTGTGAAGCGGGCGGAATTGAGTGTCCTATCGGAAGTGACCGTCGAAGAATTGGCGAAGCGCCAACGAACCCTCGAGGCTCAACACACATTAATGTACCACATCTGA